In Desulfonatronum thiosulfatophilum, a single window of DNA contains:
- the treZ gene encoding malto-oligosyltrehalose trehalohydrolase yields the protein MKPRKKIAKKTVRKYPIGAEPMGNGVHFRVWAPSRRVVTLVVESDGNAGGREPFEITLEEEGDGYFSILAPRLSQGAMYRFRLDDDPRPYPDPASRCQPNGPHGPSQVIDPAKFAWTDDDWPGVSPQGQVIYEMHVGTFTQEGTWAAAVRELPELAKLGVTVLEVMPVADFPGRFGWGYDGVNLFAPTRLYGTPDDFRLFVDKAHEVGLGVLLDVVYNHLGPDGNYLRQFSRDYFSTRHKGEWGDPFNFDETNAGPVREYVLTNAAYWIEEFHLDGLRIDATQQIFDDSDEHIMAALTRRVREAGAPRKIYVVGENEPQHVRMLLPSDKGGYGMDALWNDDFHHTAMAAMTGRSDAYYSDHRGGAQEFVSAFKHGFLYQGQWYSWQKKPRGTLTLGFRPDRFVNFIQNHDQLANSGSGKRAHLLTSPSRYRALTALFLLAPQTPMLFQGQEYAARSPFFYFADHDEEIAQQVARGRSQFLSQFRTLATPEMQARLPDPADPMTFTRCKLNHNDRGVHGEEYLLHVDLLHLRRHDPVIRACQYDSRVDGAVLNPDAFVIRYFGESHGNDRLLLVNLGRDFVLLPAPEPLLAPPEEASWTQLWSSEDPRYGGVGSMPFESEGNWHLLGESAMVLTPEPKPRTEVADER from the coding sequence ATGAAACCCAGGAAGAAGATCGCAAAAAAGACCGTCCGAAAATATCCCATCGGCGCGGAACCAATGGGGAATGGTGTTCATTTCCGGGTATGGGCGCCGAGCCGGCGCGTCGTGACGCTGGTGGTGGAATCCGACGGCAATGCCGGTGGACGTGAACCTTTCGAGATCACGTTGGAGGAAGAGGGCGACGGTTATTTTTCTATCCTGGCTCCGCGCCTGTCCCAAGGTGCGATGTATCGCTTCCGTTTGGACGACGATCCCCGCCCATATCCCGATCCGGCTTCCCGCTGCCAGCCCAACGGGCCTCATGGTCCGTCCCAGGTGATCGACCCCGCGAAATTTGCATGGACCGATGATGACTGGCCGGGCGTTTCTCCGCAAGGTCAGGTGATCTACGAGATGCATGTCGGAACGTTCACCCAGGAAGGCACCTGGGCGGCGGCTGTTCGGGAGTTGCCGGAGCTGGCCAAGCTCGGCGTCACCGTCCTGGAGGTGATGCCCGTGGCCGATTTTCCCGGGCGTTTCGGATGGGGTTACGACGGCGTCAACCTTTTCGCGCCGACGCGGCTGTACGGAACGCCTGACGACTTCCGGCTTTTCGTGGACAAAGCCCATGAAGTCGGTCTCGGGGTTCTCCTGGACGTGGTCTACAATCATCTTGGCCCGGACGGAAACTACCTGCGGCAGTTCTCCAGGGATTATTTTTCCACTCGGCACAAGGGTGAGTGGGGAGATCCTTTCAACTTCGACGAAACCAATGCCGGGCCTGTGCGGGAGTATGTCCTGACCAACGCAGCCTACTGGATCGAGGAGTTTCATCTTGACGGCCTGCGCATAGATGCCACGCAACAGATATTCGACGATTCCGATGAGCACATCATGGCCGCGCTGACCCGGCGCGTGCGGGAGGCCGGAGCGCCTCGCAAAATTTATGTCGTGGGTGAAAACGAACCCCAGCATGTCCGGATGCTCCTGCCGTCGGACAAGGGCGGATACGGCATGGACGCCCTGTGGAACGATGATTTTCACCATACGGCCATGGCGGCCATGACCGGCCGTTCGGACGCCTACTACAGCGATCACCGGGGCGGGGCGCAGGAGTTTGTGTCCGCGTTCAAGCATGGCTTTTTGTATCAGGGGCAATGGTATTCCTGGCAGAAGAAGCCGCGCGGCACCCTCACGCTGGGGTTTCGGCCCGACCGGTTCGTCAATTTCATCCAGAACCATGATCAGTTGGCCAATTCCGGTAGCGGCAAACGGGCGCATCTGCTGACAAGTCCCAGCCGTTACCGCGCGTTGACGGCGCTTTTTCTGCTGGCGCCGCAGACCCCGATGCTGTTTCAGGGGCAGGAATACGCGGCCAGAAGCCCATTTTTCTATTTCGCGGACCATGACGAAGAGATAGCCCAGCAGGTGGCCAGGGGGCGCAGCCAGTTTCTCTCCCAGTTCCGGACCCTGGCAACCCCCGAGATGCAGGCCAGGCTCCCCGATCCCGCGGACCCGATGACATTTACCCGCTGCAAGCTGAACCACAACGATCGCGGCGTCCATGGCGAAGAATACCTGCTGCACGTGGATCTGCTGCACCTGCGCCGCCATGATCCCGTGATCCGAGCCTGTCAGTACGACTCGCGGGTCGACGGCGCCGTGCTGAATCCCGATGCCTTCGTCATCCGCTATTTCGGCGAATCGCACGGGAACGATCGGCTCCTGCTGGTCAACCTCGGCCGCGATTTCGTGCTGCTTCCCGCCCCGGAACCGCTCTTGGCTCCACCGGAAGAGGCCTCCTGGACTCAGCTCTGGTCCAGCGAGGATCCACGATATGGAGGCGTTGGGAGCATGCCCTTTGAATCCGAAGGCAATTGGCATTTGCTGGGGGAGTCGGCAATGGTTCTGACTCCTGAACCCAAACCGAGAACAGAGGTCGCAGATGAACGCTGA
- a CDS encoding sulfurtransferase TusA family protein: MEILTMETRTMQETHPSEWEFDEEFDGGEETCGRVIINLYTYLLPMPPGTKVLLISKDPAAHIEFPAWCRMTKNTLLDKRHPYYLIEYKPELKKE, encoded by the coding sequence ATGGAAATTCTCACGATGGAAACCAGGACAATGCAAGAAACACATCCCTCGGAATGGGAATTCGACGAAGAGTTCGACGGCGGTGAGGAAACCTGCGGCCGGGTGATCATCAACCTGTACACCTATCTGCTGCCCATGCCGCCCGGCACCAAGGTCCTGCTTATATCCAAAGATCCGGCTGCGCACATCGAATTCCCGGCCTGGTGCCGCATGACCAAAAACACCCTTCTGGACAAGCGGCATCCTTATTATCTCATTGAATACAAACCTGAACTGAAAAAGGAGTGA
- a CDS encoding nicotinate-nucleotide adenylyltransferase yields MYDMGVIHGRFQVLHNDHMRYLLAGKELCRHLVVGITNPDPSLTGEVQEDRTRSDALANPLSYFERLLLVRDSLLEVGLTYEEMTIVPLPITQPKLFRHYVPFNAVFLLSIYDDWGRRKLDQFRQLSLETHVLWEVRPEEKGISASDVREAMIDGREWEHLVPRPTAVRCRQWDIPGRLRKLRHARR; encoded by the coding sequence ATGTATGACATGGGTGTGATTCACGGTCGTTTTCAGGTCCTGCACAACGATCACATGCGATACCTTCTGGCAGGCAAGGAACTGTGCCGGCATCTCGTTGTCGGGATCACCAACCCGGATCCCAGTCTGACCGGCGAAGTGCAGGAGGATCGGACACGGTCCGATGCTCTGGCCAACCCTTTGAGCTATTTCGAGCGCTTGCTGCTTGTTCGGGATTCTTTGCTGGAAGTCGGTCTGACATACGAAGAAATGACCATCGTACCGCTGCCTATCACCCAACCGAAGCTTTTTCGCCATTACGTGCCGTTCAACGCCGTGTTCCTGCTTTCCATCTACGATGACTGGGGGCGACGCAAATTGGATCAGTTTCGGCAACTCAGCTTGGAAACCCATGTGCTCTGGGAAGTGCGGCCCGAGGAAAAGGGGATCAGCGCCTCGGATGTTCGGGAAGCCATGATCGACGGCCGGGAGTGGGAACATCTGGTTCCCAGGCCCACGGCCGTACGTTGCCGGCAATGGGATATTCCGGGCAGACTGCGGAAATTGAGACATGCCCGGCGGTGA
- a CDS encoding AAA family ATPase yields the protein MQERTIKQALHYLAAKYPVVTVTGPRQSGKTTLCRMTYPDRKYVNLEAPDVRQFAIDDPRGFLAECREGAILDEIQRTPDLLSHLQPMVDEDPNPGRFILTCSQQFNFREALSQSLAAGPAC from the coding sequence ATGCAAGAAAGAACAATCAAGCAGGCTCTTCATTACCTGGCTGCAAAATATCCGGTGGTCACGGTCACCGGTCCCCGTCAAAGCGGTAAGACCACACTCTGCAGGATGACCTATCCGGACAGAAAGTATGTCAATCTTGAAGCACCGGATGTTCGCCAATTCGCCATCGACGACCCACGAGGCTTTCTGGCTGAGTGCCGGGAAGGAGCTATCCTGGATGAGATTCAACGCACCCCTGACCTGCTGTCCCATCTACAACCCATGGTGGACGAGGACCCGAACCCAGGACGTTTCATCCTCACGTGCAGCCAACAGTTCAATTTTCGGGAGGCCCTGAGCCAGTCCCTGGCGGCAGGACCGGCTTGCTGA
- a CDS encoding sulfurtransferase TusA family protein: protein MTEILDAAALNELRPERVFDGADLDCGSGLILLIRENMLQIPVGEILEMRTREPTVNDDLPPWCRMSGHEYLGRLEGDGYARYFMRRGEPKTAAGAPPSDDQALAEDKKKAMDYEWRMRVRSTGNLKSTVYCRNFSWDLGQPASFKDKDAHPCAVEALLGALGGALSSGFATDCAREGLDVDDIEITVRGKLRNILAHMGLEPGDPSFASIEVKCFASTMDNENKVRSTWEQTVARSPIAATLAKAVDLNIKFAVV, encoded by the coding sequence ATGACCGAAATCCTTGATGCGGCGGCTTTGAATGAATTGCGGCCGGAGCGGGTCTTTGACGGGGCGGATCTGGACTGCGGGTCCGGATTGATTCTGTTGATCCGGGAGAACATGCTCCAGATCCCAGTGGGCGAAATCCTGGAAATGCGCACTCGCGAACCCACGGTCAACGACGATCTGCCGCCTTGGTGCCGGATGTCCGGTCATGAATATCTCGGACGTCTTGAAGGCGACGGTTATGCCCGGTATTTCATGCGCCGGGGCGAGCCCAAAACGGCCGCCGGCGCGCCGCCCTCGGACGATCAGGCTTTGGCCGAGGATAAGAAAAAGGCCATGGATTACGAATGGCGGATGCGGGTGCGCTCCACGGGCAACCTGAAAAGCACGGTCTATTGCCGAAACTTCTCCTGGGATCTTGGCCAGCCGGCCAGCTTCAAGGACAAGGACGCCCACCCCTGCGCCGTGGAAGCTCTGCTTGGGGCGCTTGGCGGAGCCTTGAGTTCCGGCTTTGCCACGGACTGCGCCCGGGAAGGGCTGGATGTAGACGATATCGAGATCACGGTTCGGGGCAAGTTGCGCAATATCCTGGCTCACATGGGCCTGGAGCCGGGCGACCCGTCCTTTGCGTCCATCGAGGTGAAATGCTTTGCCTCGACCATGGACAACGAAAACAAGGTTCGCTCCACATGGGAGCAGACCGTGGCCCGCTCGCCCATTGCCGCAACCCTGGCCAAGGCGGTCGATCTGAACATCAAATTCGCGGTGGTCTGA
- a CDS encoding sugar phosphate isomerase/epimerase family protein, producing the protein MNSIYCPCPPTLAFTAASPDCAARLQWVSENAVAVEFSPDPERLDLLPEIILPFRQAGLPIRFHTRYFQYELGHADPSLASAALEVHQRSLVAMAGLSEPVVTVHSGLNPDQPVHMPTLVDNLSRLVEFAGKLGMIVCLENLRTGHSSDPRNIASWAAAAGAMITLDIGHALGSASVQSGSCTVEDFVDLFAHRLWEVHIYGREDESGHHPIDDMEPFEPIIARLLETRCSWWTVELQDADAARNTREMIRRSLQSRFQSDARTRANMHAV; encoded by the coding sequence ATGAATTCAATATACTGCCCCTGTCCTCCCACCCTGGCGTTCACCGCCGCATCGCCTGACTGCGCGGCCCGCTTGCAGTGGGTGAGCGAGAACGCCGTTGCGGTGGAGTTTTCTCCGGACCCGGAGCGCCTGGATCTCCTCCCCGAAATAATCCTTCCCTTCCGGCAGGCTGGTCTGCCCATCCGTTTCCACACCCGATACTTTCAGTATGAGCTGGGCCATGCGGATCCGAGCCTGGCTTCCGCCGCCCTGGAGGTGCATCAGCGTTCCCTTGTCGCCATGGCCGGATTGAGCGAGCCGGTGGTCACGGTGCACAGCGGCCTGAACCCGGATCAGCCCGTGCACATGCCGACCCTGGTGGACAATCTGTCCCGTCTCGTGGAATTTGCCGGAAAGTTGGGCATGATCGTTTGTCTGGAAAATCTGCGCACAGGGCATTCCAGCGATCCAAGGAACATCGCAAGCTGGGCCGCGGCAGCCGGGGCCATGATTACCCTGGACATCGGCCATGCACTGGGGTCTGCTTCGGTCCAGAGTGGAAGCTGTACGGTGGAGGATTTTGTCGATCTTTTCGCGCATCGACTGTGGGAAGTGCATATCTACGGCCGGGAAGACGAATCCGGACATCATCCCATTGACGACATGGAGCCCTTTGAGCCGATTATCGCCAGGCTGCTGGAAACCCGGTGCTCCTGGTGGACCGTTGAACTGCAGGATGCCGACGCGGCGCGGAACACGCGGGAAATGATCCGGCGCTCCCTGCAAAGCCGTTTTCAGTCTGATGCCCGGACCAGAGCTAACATGCACGCTGTTTAA
- a CDS encoding alkaline phosphatase family protein — protein sequence MPSKCLLIVLDGLGDRSHVCLDHRTPLQAAHVPNMDRLSASGANGLYHAGMLGECLPSETAHWAMFGYDRADFPGRGVLEALGAGVEPVKGQVAVLAHFVSLEERDGCLVLAEDVPRAEADDVRELIAAVAEWEHGGVRIRYVPVKSVFGVLIMSGNVSPKFTDTGPMRNGRFIPDVLPLAECADNLDAQITASALRSYLLHVRRVLGQHPLNVRRRERGLKPINGIVTQRAGRFRPNVAFSKRCGLRGLSIASGAVFHGLARYLGLDILPPHEGGDMESDFARDLEQAREQLERYDFIHLHTKAPDEAAHAKDPVRKMKVIEALDRALGSGLSALTDDPEVLIVLTADHSTPSSGDLIHSGEPVPLIIHGRGVRRDMVRRFDEIHTARGCLGSVRGTELMRLILNHLDKARLEGVRDTPEDRLCWPGDYQPLRF from the coding sequence ATGCCTTCGAAATGCCTGCTCATCGTCCTGGATGGACTCGGCGATCGCAGCCATGTCTGTCTGGATCACCGGACTCCGCTTCAGGCGGCCCATGTGCCGAACATGGACCGCCTGTCCGCTTCGGGCGCCAACGGGCTGTACCATGCAGGCATGCTGGGCGAATGTTTGCCCAGCGAGACCGCACACTGGGCCATGTTCGGATATGACCGGGCAGATTTTCCCGGGCGCGGCGTTCTGGAAGCCCTTGGCGCGGGAGTGGAGCCGGTAAAGGGTCAGGTCGCCGTGCTGGCCCATTTTGTGAGCCTGGAAGAGCGGGATGGCTGTCTTGTTCTGGCCGAGGATGTACCCCGGGCCGAGGCGGATGATGTCCGAGAGCTGATCGCCGCTGTGGCCGAATGGGAGCACGGCGGGGTGCGGATTCGCTATGTTCCGGTCAAGAGCGTCTTCGGCGTTCTGATCATGTCCGGAAACGTGTCGCCGAAATTCACGGATACCGGCCCGATGCGTAACGGGCGGTTCATCCCGGACGTGCTGCCCCTGGCGGAATGTGCCGATAATCTTGATGCTCAAATTACGGCATCCGCATTACGTTCATATCTTCTCCACGTCCGCCGGGTTCTGGGGCAACATCCTCTCAATGTCCGACGCCGGGAGCGCGGGCTGAAGCCCATCAACGGCATCGTGACCCAGCGGGCGGGACGGTTTCGCCCCAATGTTGCCTTTTCCAAACGTTGCGGGCTGCGCGGATTGAGCATTGCTTCCGGCGCGGTGTTCCATGGATTGGCCCGGTATCTGGGCTTGGATATCCTGCCGCCGCATGAAGGCGGAGATATGGAGTCGGATTTCGCCCGTGATCTGGAACAGGCCCGGGAGCAACTGGAGCGATACGACTTCATTCATCTGCACACCAAGGCCCCGGACGAGGCGGCCCATGCCAAGGACCCGGTCCGCAAAATGAAGGTCATCGAAGCCCTTGACCGGGCCCTGGGTTCCGGATTGTCCGCACTGACGGACGACCCGGAAGTGCTCATCGTGCTGACAGCGGATCATTCCACGCCAAGCTCGGGGGACTTGATTCACTCCGGCGAACCCGTACCGCTGATCATCCATGGCCGGGGAGTACGCCGGGATATGGTCCGCCGCTTCGACGAGATCCACACGGCACGGGGCTGCCTGGGCAGTGTCCGGGGAACCGAGTTGATGCGCCTGATCCTGAACCACCTGGACAAGGCCCGGCTGGAGGGCGTTCGGGACACGCCCGAGGACCGGCTGTGTTGGCCCGGGGATTATCAGCCGCTGAGGTTCTGA
- a CDS encoding ATP-binding protein — protein sequence MLTLLPFDWREVQAFQDVYDVDKLILHGFYPRLHQMRINPTQALADYFETYVQRDIRQLVQIRNVGAFKRFVRLCAGRVGQLLNLNSLGNDAGVTHTTAREWISILEASYIVFLLPPWHANIAKRLIKTPKIYFWDVGLASYLLGLQEEKQVSRDPLRGSLFENMVVAELFKQHYHQGVRPRLSFYRDSAGNEVDVVIDRGNDLVLLEIKAGQTVSRNYFQGLERFAGVVGERVKGGIVVFGGEKAQRRSAWEVLPVGDIGGLRNRVEQFFLN from the coding sequence TTGCTGACCCTGCTGCCTTTTGATTGGCGGGAAGTTCAAGCTTTCCAGGATGTTTACGACGTGGACAAGCTTATTCTGCATGGTTTTTATCCCCGCCTACACCAGATGCGCATCAATCCGACGCAGGCCCTGGCCGATTATTTTGAAACCTATGTGCAGCGTGATATCCGGCAACTCGTTCAGATCCGCAATGTCGGAGCGTTTAAGAGATTCGTGCGTCTTTGCGCCGGCAGGGTCGGGCAGTTATTGAACCTGAACAGTTTGGGCAATGATGCTGGGGTGACGCACACCACGGCCAGGGAGTGGATATCCATCCTGGAAGCCAGCTACATCGTATTCCTACTACCCCCTTGGCATGCCAACATCGCCAAGCGTCTGATCAAGACACCGAAGATTTATTTCTGGGACGTCGGCTTGGCCTCCTATCTCCTTGGATTGCAGGAAGAGAAGCAGGTGAGCAGGGACCCGTTGCGGGGCAGCCTTTTCGAAAACATGGTTGTGGCTGAATTGTTCAAGCAGCATTATCATCAGGGTGTACGCCCCAGGCTTTCCTTTTACCGCGATAGTGCGGGCAATGAGGTGGACGTGGTCATTGATCGGGGGAATGACCTTGTCCTGCTCGAAATCAAGGCCGGACAGACCGTGAGCAGAAACTATTTCCAGGGCCTGGAGCGTTTTGCCGGCGTGGTCGGGGAGCGCGTCAAGGGAGGGATAGTGGTTTTCGGGGGTGAAAAGGCGCAACGCCGGTCCGCCTGGGAGGTCTTGCCGGTTGGGGATATTGGCGGATTGCGGAACAGGGTGGAACAGTTTTTTCTTAATTGA
- a CDS encoding DsrE family protein, translated as MANRFCVTISHCRTDGDKATLGFVVANAAQGSEKETMIFLSSDGVYCAVKGEAEKIDEGAPFAPLKELITKFVNAGGKIYVCTPCLKKRGLSEADLIEGAVPAGGAALVEWLSTDPACVGY; from the coding sequence ATGGCCAACAGATTTTGCGTGACCATCAGCCATTGCCGAACCGATGGAGACAAGGCCACGCTGGGCTTCGTCGTTGCCAACGCGGCCCAGGGCAGCGAGAAGGAAACCATGATTTTTCTGAGTTCGGACGGCGTATATTGCGCGGTCAAGGGCGAGGCCGAGAAGATCGACGAGGGCGCGCCCTTTGCACCTCTCAAGGAATTGATCACCAAGTTCGTGAATGCCGGCGGCAAGATCTACGTCTGCACCCCCTGTCTGAAAAAACGCGGCCTGTCCGAGGCCGATCTGATCGAAGGCGCCGTTCCGGCCGGCGGCGCGGCCCTTGTGGAATGGCTGTCCACCGATCCGGCCTGCGTGGGTTATTAA
- a CDS encoding type II toxin-antitoxin system RelE family toxin, producing the protein MIYKLRFHELALKEWNKLTPDLRDQLKKKLAQRLKNPHVPSAALWGMDNC; encoded by the coding sequence ATGATCTATAAATTGCGATTCCATGAGCTGGCTCTGAAAGAGTGGAATAAGCTGACCCCGGACCTGCGCGATCAGCTGAAAAAGAAGCTTGCCCAGCGCTTGAAAAATCCGCATGTCCCCTCTGCCGCTCTTTGGGGCATGGACAATTGTTGA
- a CDS encoding amylo-alpha-1,6-glucosidase → MNADPLLRIPWAHDLHEEDGLLTREWLITNGIGGYASGTLAGFPTRRYHSIITAALPAPLGRYVMLDQLNELLRLPDGSTQRIGGLELAEGSLELHGMGNLREFRLEMGLPVWRYEFDGHVIEKWMLMPYRHNSVHVSYRLVSGAGTVRLKLRLAMLFRPHEASLANSMPNQVYDLKASEGQFEVHGPSPWPLRLHVDGERPAFTYEPQRFSDILYRIEEQRGYEAQGVLWSPGYFRADLSAGRDVTLIVSTENWDAVHSLSPGEALNAEITRRRRLIAMAHPAVRGGRISQLVLAADQFVVVPTERVGELARLRAEGSEPRTVIAGYHWFTDWGRDTMISLEGLTLTTCRHVQAAQILRTFAHHVRNGLIPNLFPEGESEGVYYTADATLWFFHALDRYLETTGDTVLLRELLPKLQDIIEHHVQGTRFGIRRDPEDGLLIQGDARYALTWMDAKLRDWVVTPRRGKAVEINALWHNALRCLEGWLRRENQTDRADKIATLAQQCRESFNRRFWNPDTGCLFDVVDGEDGNDGACRPNQLFALSLPHPVLDQEHRQAVLEAVRERLLTPFGLRTLAPDDPNFKPNYHGDLRTRDAAYHQGTVWPWLIGPFIDAWLQVYPDQRAQARRFLEPLVDKHLSENGVGSISEVFDAVEPFAPRGCIAQAWSVAEVLRAWAKTEPDGE, encoded by the coding sequence ATGAACGCTGATCCATTGCTTCGAATACCCTGGGCGCACGACCTGCATGAAGAGGATGGCTTGTTGACCCGCGAATGGTTGATCACCAACGGAATCGGCGGATACGCCTCAGGCACCTTGGCCGGTTTTCCCACGCGGCGCTACCACAGCATCATCACCGCGGCGTTGCCCGCGCCTTTGGGGCGATACGTCATGCTCGACCAACTCAACGAGTTGCTCCGTCTGCCCGACGGCAGCACGCAGCGCATCGGCGGCCTGGAACTGGCCGAGGGCAGTCTGGAACTGCATGGGATGGGCAACCTGCGGGAGTTTCGACTGGAAATGGGGTTGCCGGTCTGGCGTTATGAATTCGACGGCCATGTAATCGAGAAGTGGATGTTGATGCCCTACAGGCACAACTCGGTTCATGTCAGCTACCGTCTTGTGTCCGGAGCCGGAACGGTGCGATTGAAACTGCGCCTGGCCATGCTTTTCCGGCCGCATGAGGCCTCGCTGGCCAATTCAATGCCGAATCAGGTTTACGACCTCAAGGCATCGGAGGGGCAGTTCGAGGTTCACGGGCCTTCCCCGTGGCCCCTGCGGCTGCACGTTGACGGCGAAAGACCGGCGTTCACGTACGAGCCCCAGCGCTTTTCGGACATTCTCTATCGGATCGAAGAACAGCGCGGCTATGAAGCACAGGGGGTGCTCTGGAGCCCGGGATATTTTCGCGCCGACCTGTCGGCTGGGCGGGACGTCACCTTGATCGTCTCTACCGAGAACTGGGACGCCGTGCACTCGTTGTCGCCCGGCGAAGCATTGAACGCGGAAATAACGCGACGGCGGCGGCTGATCGCCATGGCCCATCCGGCCGTGCGCGGCGGCCGGATTTCGCAACTGGTGCTGGCCGCGGATCAGTTCGTGGTGGTTCCCACGGAACGGGTGGGCGAACTGGCTCGTTTGCGGGCCGAAGGCAGCGAGCCGCGGACGGTGATCGCCGGTTATCACTGGTTCACCGACTGGGGCCGCGACACCATGATCAGCCTGGAGGGGCTCACCCTGACCACCTGCCGTCATGTGCAGGCGGCCCAGATCCTGCGGACCTTCGCCCATCATGTACGCAACGGGCTCATCCCCAATCTCTTTCCGGAAGGCGAGAGCGAAGGCGTCTACTATACCGCCGACGCCACGCTATGGTTCTTTCACGCCCTGGACCGTTACCTGGAAACCACGGGTGACACGGTTCTGTTGCGGGAACTGCTGCCAAAGCTTCAGGACATCATCGAGCATCACGTCCAGGGCACGCGCTTCGGCATCCGTCGCGACCCGGAAGACGGACTACTTATCCAGGGCGATGCGCGATACGCCCTGACCTGGATGGATGCCAAACTGCGGGACTGGGTGGTCACGCCCCGCCGCGGCAAGGCCGTGGAGATCAACGCGTTGTGGCACAACGCTCTCAGATGTCTGGAAGGCTGGTTGCGGCGGGAAAATCAGACGGACCGTGCCGATAAAATCGCCACGCTGGCGCAGCAATGCCGGGAAAGCTTCAACCGCCGGTTTTGGAACCCTGATACAGGGTGCCTGTTCGATGTGGTGGACGGAGAGGACGGCAACGATGGGGCATGCCGACCCAACCAGCTGTTCGCCCTGTCCCTGCCGCATCCGGTATTGGACCAGGAACACCGGCAAGCCGTGCTGGAAGCGGTCCGGGAACGGCTGCTGACCCCGTTCGGACTGCGAACCCTTGCTCCGGACGATCCAAACTTCAAGCCGAACTACCACGGGGACCTGCGCACCCGCGACGCCGCATATCATCAGGGCACGGTCTGGCCCTGGCTGATCGGCCCGTTCATCGACGCCTGGCTACAGGTCTATCCGGACCAGCGAGCCCAGGCGCGCCGCTTTCTCGAGCCTCTGGTGGACAAGCATCTGAGCGAGAACGGCGTCGGCTCCATCAGCGAGGTTTTCGATGCCGTGGAACCCTTCGCCCCGCGCGGTTGCATCGCCCAAGCCTGGAGCGTCGCGGAGGTGCTCCGAGCCTGGGCCAAGACGGAGCCGGACGGGGAGTGA
- a CDS encoding C-GCAxxG-C-C family (seleno)protein produces the protein MKTDDMIENIRLHAEQMYRAGEFYCSEAVVKAIKDHYLPDVSDDVIAAASGFPMGVGGAKCICGAVSGGVMALGLVFGRKKAKDRRIKQCMNLAKELHDTFKDRNKALCCRVLTKKVKHCSVEHLDQCTRFTGEVAADVARIIERERRESGSFFDAFTV, from the coding sequence ATGAAGACTGACGATATGATCGAGAATATCAGGCTGCATGCCGAGCAAATGTACCGGGCCGGTGAGTTCTACTGTTCCGAGGCGGTGGTCAAGGCGATCAAGGACCATTACCTGCCGGATGTTTCAGATGACGTCATCGCCGCTGCATCCGGCTTTCCCATGGGGGTCGGCGGCGCGAAGTGCATCTGCGGCGCGGTATCCGGCGGCGTGATGGCCCTGGGCCTCGTCTTTGGCCGGAAAAAAGCGAAAGACCGACGGATCAAGCAGTGCATGAACTTGGCAAAAGAACTGCACGACACGTTCAAGGACCGGAACAAAGCCCTGTGCTGCCGGGTGCTCACCAAAAAAGTGAAGCACTGCTCCGTGGAACATCTTGATCAATGCACGCGCTTCACCGGGGAGGTCGCGGCCGATGTCGCCCGGATCATCGAGCGGGAGCGCAGGGAAAGTGGTTCTTTTTTTGATGCATTCACCGTTTAA